The genomic DNA GTTGTTATTATGAATAAGTTGGGTCAGACTTTAGAACTTTCGTCAGATGACAAGGAAAAGCAAGGAGACTTGCAAGCTTCCTTTTGTGGTGTTCTGCAGGTTATTATTCAGAAGCTTACCAGTGATGATGGAACTAAGCGTTTTATATTGGAAGCCGCTGATCAGATAATGGTTCTGTTTCTTAGAGTGTTTGCTTGCCGTAGTTCCACAGTACATGAGGAAGCAATGCTTGCTATAGGTGCACTGGCTTATGCAACTGGACCTGAGTTTGAAAAGTACCTTCCGGAATTGTACAAGTATTTGGAGATGGGGTTGCAGAATTTTGAGGAGTTTCAAGTATGTGCTATCACAGTTGGAGTGGTTGGTGACATTTTTCGTGCATTGGATGAGAAGGCATTACCATACTGTGACGGTATTATGAGTCACCTGATGAAGGACTTGTCTAGTGAATCGCTTCACCGGTCTGTGAAGCCTCCCATATTCTCTGTCTTTGGTGACATAGGTCTCGCAATTGGAGTACATTTTGAGAAGTATGTCCCTTATGCAGTGCAGATGATGCAGGGAGCTTCGGAGCTTTGTGCTCGGATGGACACTAGTGATGAAGAGTTAATGGAATATGGAAACCAGCTAAAGTGTAGCATCTTTGAAGCTTATTCTGGTATACTTCAGGGCTTTAAGGATTCTAAGCCTGAGGTCATGTTGCCATATGCCCAACATCTTCTGCAGTTTATAGAATTGGTTTTAAGGGATGTAAACAGGtatcgtctctctctctctctctctctctctctttctctctctctctgtcatatatgtgtgtgtgtgtgtgacccAAAATGTCTTTCCGGTTTGTAATCTGACTTGTTCCTATTCAATTGCCCTTGTTCCTTGTTTATAGGGATGCCAATGTCACAAAAGCTACAGTTGCTGCGCTGGGTGACCTTGTTGATGTACTTGGCCTAACCATCAAGCCACTGTTCGGAGATTTTTCCTTCTTTGAGGGAATTTTGCAAGAGTGTCTTCAGTTCGATGATAAAAGTCTCAGGGAAACAACAGCTTGGGCTTATGCGATTATGAAGCGCATCATGGATCAATGAGAAGTGACTGGTCGGTATTCGTtgaggtctaaggataggtgtCACGGAAGTTAGAAAGTTATTCAGATCGTGTAgcccttttttattttgcattatGGACACAACTCTAGTTTTCGTTTTTGGTTCTGAGAACATCGTCGCTTTATTGAGGCTACAGGAAAGGTGCCCTTTCTTATGTTTCGGAACTCTGTTAAGTGCAATGCATCCACTGATCAGTGGTTTGAGTTATGTTCTCAATCAGTTTTTCTCATTCTTTACTGGTACGGACTTTTTGTTTTCGAGAAAAAAGAGAGTTACGATAATATTTGATATAGATTAAGAATAAACAACTGTTACAATGTTGATTTGAAAAGAATGGGAGCAAGAAAGAATTTATAACGAAAGGTACATTGGCGCTACCATCTGCCGGTGTTCATGGAACTGCAAGAGATCCCGCCCAAGGACGATGAAGGATTCGATGCCATCGTATCAATCGAAAGGACCTGCATAAATCTTGTGTTCATTTCACTGTTCTGACGCGAATCAATGAGGTTCCAGTTTTCGACTTCAGGAAGCTGATCCTCCTCATTGAGATATCGAACCACTTGTCTCATGGTAGGCCTAGCTTCTGGTTTGTAGTGAGTGCAAAGCAAACCTAGTTCCAGCACCAACGTCATCTCTTTAACATCAAAATTCGAGTCCAAGTTCGGATCAACTGTATCGAGTATGCGATCCATTTCATGATTCTCCATCACCCAATCCGCCAATATGAACTCGCCTGAGCCGATGGGTCTCTGCCCACAAGCCACTTCAAGGAGTAGAACTCCATATGCAAACACATCGGAGCATGTGGAGGCCTTCCCTGTGCGAGCCAATTCTGGTGCAATATACCCAATTGTGCCAACCACGCCAGTAGTGTGTGATATTTCTCCATGATCATACAACCTGGCAAGGCCGAAGTCGCTTAGCCTCGGGTTCATTTCTGCATCTATTAACACATTGCTCGACTTCACATCGCGATGAATCACCACTTGCTCCCATTCCTCATGCAGGTACAAGAGCCCTGTTGCAATGCCTTTGAGGATGCTGAACCTTTGTGCCCAGCTCAGCACAAAGTTGTTTTCGGACCCAAAAATGAGCGAGTCTAGGCTTCCATATGGGATGTAATCGTAGACTATGAGGAGATCGTTCTTCTTCTTGCACCAGCCCTGGAGATGGACCAAGTTCTTGTGCCTCAACTTTCCCAAGCTCTCAATTTCCGAAGCGAATTCCTTTATTCCTTGGATCGAATTTCGGGCGATCTTCTTAACCGCGATTTCACATCCACTAGAAGTTAAGACACCCTTGTAAACTTCACCAAAACCGCCGGCTCCAATCACACCGGAGGCCTTGAAACCCTTTGTTGCTGCATAAAGATCCTTGTACTTGAACCTGTGAGGACAATCCAGCTCCCAATCCTCAAGACTCTCAAACTCATGCATTCCTCTGTACAAGGTGAAGAACAACAAAACTCCCAACAACACGCAAACCACAACCGATGAGGCAATTATAAGAGCCTTGATTTCGGGTCTGTAAGAGGATGAACCTTTCTCTTTTGGCGGTTTAGGAAGTTGCGAAACATTGATTGGTCTCGGTATTCCATCCACTGTGAAACTCCACGCTATTATGTAATGAGCGCTCGCTTGTTCTCCGGTGGATGCAGAGAAGCCGGCGTACATAGTCTCTTGAAGAGTAGCAGATAAATTGATAGTCAGCGACAATAGCGGTCTCTTGGGTTTCTCCACATGTATGGGAGATATTGTGACATTCAGCATTTGAGTTTTGCCATCGTAGTCTATCCAAACTTGGATGGGTTCACCGCTCTCCAAGTTTACTTCTTCTTTGTGTGCTCCTTTGACAAAGTAAGCAGCTGGTTCAGTTGCTACAGAGGACAAACTATTGCTGTTTATACCAACATGGTTTCCTGCAGTGTTGGAGTTCTCTTTAAACCCATTCACCGTGTCGAATTCCACAGAAAAGATGTGGTTTGAAGGGTTACTGTCCGTTGTGGAGTTGAAAATCCCAAAGAAATGTCCGGGTTCCGCCCCAGGGAATtttggagagggagagagtgtgAAGGCTAGGCCAAAGCCTCCGGGGCCGGAACCAGGGGAGACAATTGCAAAAACAAAATGTGTGCTGAAGGAAGACGCATTAGGgtatgaagaagaagagtttTTATCAAAAAAGTTTATAGGTTTGGGATAGAATGCATGGCCTATAATATTATGTGATGTGTTTGTGAGCTTGAGCATGCCGGAGGGCTTGATTATAGTTGCCCCCTCGCGGATTAGGTCATTTGCCTCACTTCCATTGAATCCGTTGAACAAAAACTCAACTCCTCGAGCCGGCGAAAACATGgcaaagaagaggaggaaggcTAAAGAAATTGGTAAAGCCATTGGGTTTTAGAAATTGCAGAGGCCGGTCCAATACCTTAATATAGCTTGAGAATACGGTGGGCTTAGAAACGGTCAATGTTTAGAGCATATGCATGTAGAGAGACCCTCCTACTACGTGGGGTCCCGTTTAATTGTGTACACATACAGATGATGTGATTCTCAAGAcgaatacaaacaaataatatgCAACTTGAGAAGGAACTCATAGTTTTCCTCGAGTAATATTGCCTTGAATTAATTGGCAAAGTCATATGTTAACTGCTCATTTTGTCACGTTGGGGAGAGTTGTGGACGCCATAAGCTACAAGACTTAACTGGAAGGTATTGATCAAAGGCAATTGGCATGTAATTGCCACCATTGACTTGCTCAGCCCTTTAGCAATTGACCTCTTTGAGTTAAGGAAGAAAATGACTTGAGTGCTTATCGGCTTATTGAGTGGCTACGGATTGTTGCGCAGTCCACTTTTTGGCGTAAACTGACCGCTGTTGTAATTTACAAACTTTGACTCTTGAGAAAGAGAATGTTCTATTGAAATGGATAGTAATATTCATACgcttatttttacattttacaaatttttattaatttttggccattgattttcttcaatgatGGTCGGAAATTAAGAGAAGtttatgagaagtaaaaataaatgtgtgaataacaACATCCTATTGAAAAATGTAGAGCAACAATATGCAAATTACACAAAGAAttacaagaaagaagaaaaagaaaagaaggtgtTGATTTTAGATGGCTCCCTAAACATGTCGAATCATCTACTTTAGTCCTTCAACTTTTGACAAAGATTCTATTGTaaactaaagcaaaaaccaatcaagcaataaacaaaacacaacgatTTCAGAGTTCCTCCTATATAATATAGGAGTACCTCTCTAACTATGGAAGCTTTATTGATTATCAACAAATACAAGAGAACTCACAAACACAAAGTGTTCTCAAATATACAAACTTATACCTATCAAAACTCTCACACACAAAATTCTATCCCACATCcatctatttatactaatagatgtcataggtttacacaaagtccctagaatataggaaacgaaacacaaatccaaatatCTTGCGTCCAATATATCCTAATCTTTTTTAGTTTAGGCATGTTGATTTAATGCcaaatccaacaatctccaccttggcatGAAATCCATAACGAGGCATCAAACAACTTCCGTTGCTCCATCATATTGCAATATCAAACTTGTTTCAACTACACCAAATCCAAGCAGTGCTCGAACTTAGCTGCATTAACCACTTTTGTCAACATATCAGCTAGATTATCTTCTGTATCAAACTTGCTTGATCCTGATGCTTCCAATTGCTTGAGTTGTACATGGATTATCATCTCCCATATACATAATTTCATTCATAACTTtgaagcttgaaaaccaatgcCTTTGAGAAGTCATGTGCTGGGTATAACCTGTGTCGAGCACCTACTCTTTCATATAATCTACATTGCTCAATGCAATTAGGGCATAGACAAATTCCTCATCCTCGACTTCAACCATATGTGCTTCTGAGTCATCCGTCTTCTTTCTagtcttttctttgattttagggcAGTCATTCTTCCAATGTCATTTTTCATGACAAAGCACACTCATCTTTGTCCAAGAATTTCCTATTCTTTGAGACTCCTCTAGTACAAGACTTACTATTTTTCCTG from Pyrus communis chromosome 17, drPyrComm1.1, whole genome shotgun sequence includes the following:
- the LOC137722783 gene encoding probable L-type lectin-domain containing receptor kinase VI.1 — translated: MALPISLAFLLFFAMFSPARGVEFLFNGFNGSEANDLIREGATIIKPSGMLKLTNTSHNIIGHAFYPKPINFFDKNSSSSYPNASSFSTHFVFAIVSPGSGPGGFGLAFTLSPSPKFPGAEPGHFFGIFNSTTDSNPSNHIFSVEFDTVNGFKENSNTAGNHVGINSNSLSSVATEPAAYFVKGAHKEEVNLESGEPIQVWIDYDGKTQMLNVTISPIHVEKPKRPLLSLTINLSATLQETMYAGFSASTGEQASAHYIIAWSFTVDGIPRPINVSQLPKPPKEKGSSSYRPEIKALIIASSVVVCVLLGVLLFFTLYRGMHEFESLEDWELDCPHRFKYKDLYAATKGFKASGVIGAGGFGEVYKGVLTSSGCEIAVKKIARNSIQGIKEFASEIESLGKLRHKNLVHLQGWCKKKNDLLIVYDYIPYGSLDSLIFGSENNFVLSWAQRFSILKGIATGLLYLHEEWEQVVIHRDVKSSNVLIDAEMNPRLSDFGLARLYDHGEISHTTGVVGTIGYIAPELARTGKASTCSDVFAYGVLLLEVACGQRPIGSGEFILADWVMENHEMDRILDTVDPNLDSNFDVKEMTLVLELGLLCTHYKPEARPTMRQVVRYLNEEDQLPEVENWNLIDSRQNSEMNTRFMQVLSIDTMASNPSSSLGGISCSSMNTGRW